The Pseudomonadota bacterium genome has a window encoding:
- a CDS encoding transporter substrate-binding domain-containing protein, translated as MKTLALKALTTTALASLSTATFAACTNDVWNKVMERGTVVVGVKADYKPWGYRDTDGSIIGMEIDIAQAAADAMGVKLETVAVQSSNRMQFLEQGKIDMMIATMSDRADRREIVGITQPNYYTSGTNIMAPKALSFTNWEDLRGKPVCGKQGAFYNEVVTERYGVDIVAFQGNAEAKQALRDRKCVAWVYDDSSIGSDLSSGEFDEFEMPLNSEDDNPWGLAVPLAEKDCVFGHFMSGLTFNMHQSGQLIELEKKWGIQATAYLADKNAAYGDWLAGK; from the coding sequence ATGAAAACCCTCGCGCTCAAGGCGCTCACCACCACCGCGCTCGCGTCGCTGTCCACCGCCACCTTTGCCGCCTGCACCAACGACGTGTGGAACAAGGTCATGGAACGCGGCACTGTCGTTGTCGGCGTCAAGGCCGATTACAAGCCCTGGGGTTACCGTGACACCGACGGCAGCATCATCGGCATGGAGATCGACATCGCCCAGGCCGCGGCCGACGCGATGGGCGTCAAGCTCGAAACCGTCGCCGTGCAGTCGTCGAACCGCATGCAGTTCCTCGAGCAGGGCAAGATCGACATGATGATCGCCACCATGTCCGACCGCGCCGACCGCCGCGAGATCGTCGGCATCACCCAGCCGAACTACTACACCTCCGGCACCAACATCATGGCACCCAAGGCTCTCAGCTTCACCAACTGGGAAGACCTGCGCGGCAAGCCGGTCTGCGGCAAGCAGGGCGCGTTCTACAACGAGGTTGTCACCGAGCGCTACGGCGTCGACATTGTCGCCTTCCAGGGCAACGCTGAGGCCAAGCAGGCGCTGCGCGACCGCAAGTGCGTGGCTTGGGTGTACGACGATTCCTCGATCGGTTCGGACTTGTCATCCGGTGAGTTCGACGAGTTTGAAATGCCGTTGAACTCCGAAGACGACAACCCCTGGGGCCTGGCTGTGCCGCTCGCGGAGAAGGATTGCGTGTTTGGCCACTTCATGTCGGGCCTGACCTTCAACATGCACCAGTCCGGTCAGCTCATCGAGCTCGAGAAGAAGTGGGGCATCCAGGCCACCGCGTACCTCGCGGACAAGAATGCCGCCTACGGCGACTGGCTCGCGGGCAAGTAA